Proteins from one Planctomyces sp. SH-PL62 genomic window:
- the hemL gene encoding glutamate-1-semialdehyde 2,1-aminomutase, with amino-acid sequence MSTPSTPTTPALSRPDYQLPKSSAAFARARKVIPGGVNSPARAFGGVGGEPPFMARAEGSYLFDVDGHRYIDYIGSWGPMIVGHVHPAVKAAVAGALELGSSFGAPTEREAEIAEAVVAAVPSIEMCRFVSSGTEATMSAIRLARGFTGRDKLVKMAGCYHGHADCLLVQAGSAATTLGHPDSPGVTAGATADTLLSPFNDAEAVERLLEANPGQVAAVLLEPIAGNMGLVPPRPGYLEKLRELTTKHGTLLIFDEVMTGFRVSHGGAQELFGVTPDLTALGKIIGGGLPAAAYGGSKEIMSRVSPSGAIYQAGTLSGNPLAMAAGLATLRLLREPGVYDRLEALSARLADGLEQAAREAGVPHVVQRVGSMLTLFFHDGPVHDYDDARRSDTALFARFFWEMLARGVYLPCSQFEAAFVSAAHSEADVDHTIAAARESLAAAVA; translated from the coding sequence ATGAGCACCCCCAGCACCCCGACGACCCCCGCCCTCTCCCGCCCCGACTACCAGCTCCCGAAGAGCTCGGCGGCCTTCGCCCGCGCGCGCAAGGTGATCCCCGGCGGCGTGAACAGCCCCGCGCGGGCCTTCGGCGGCGTCGGCGGCGAGCCCCCCTTCATGGCCAGGGCCGAGGGCTCCTACCTCTTCGACGTCGACGGCCACCGCTACATCGACTACATCGGCTCGTGGGGCCCGATGATCGTCGGCCACGTCCACCCGGCGGTGAAGGCGGCGGTCGCCGGGGCGCTCGAGCTGGGCTCCAGCTTCGGCGCGCCGACGGAGCGCGAGGCCGAGATCGCCGAGGCCGTCGTCGCCGCCGTCCCCTCCATCGAAATGTGCCGATTCGTCTCCTCGGGGACCGAGGCGACGATGTCCGCGATCCGCCTGGCGCGGGGCTTCACCGGGCGCGACAAGCTCGTCAAGATGGCCGGCTGCTACCACGGCCACGCCGACTGCCTGCTGGTCCAGGCCGGCTCGGCCGCGACCACCCTCGGCCACCCCGACAGCCCCGGCGTCACCGCCGGCGCGACGGCCGACACCTTGCTCTCCCCGTTCAACGACGCCGAGGCCGTCGAACGGCTCCTGGAGGCCAACCCCGGCCAGGTCGCGGCGGTCCTGCTGGAGCCGATCGCCGGCAACATGGGCCTCGTCCCGCCCCGGCCCGGCTACCTGGAGAAGCTCCGCGAGCTGACCACGAAGCATGGGACGCTGCTGATCTTCGACGAGGTCATGACCGGCTTCCGGGTCTCCCACGGCGGCGCCCAGGAACTCTTCGGCGTCACGCCCGACCTCACCGCGCTGGGCAAGATCATCGGCGGCGGACTCCCCGCGGCGGCCTACGGCGGGTCGAAGGAGATCATGTCCCGCGTCTCCCCCTCCGGGGCGATCTACCAGGCGGGGACCCTTTCCGGCAACCCGCTGGCGATGGCCGCCGGCCTGGCCACGCTGCGGCTCCTGCGCGAGCCCGGCGTCTACGACCGCCTCGAAGCCCTCTCCGCGAGGCTCGCCGACGGCCTCGAACAAGCCGCCCGCGAGGCCGGCGTCCCGCACGTCGTCCAGCGCGTCGGGAGCATGCTCACCCTCTTCTTCCACGACGGCCCGGTCCACGACTACGACGACGCCAGGCGGTCGGACACGGCCCTCTTCGCCCGCTTCTTCTGGGAGATGCTCGCCCGGGGCGTCTACCTCCCCTGCAGCCAGTTCGAAGCCGCCTTCGTCTCCGCCGCCCACTCCGAAGCCGACGTCGACCACACCATCGCCGCGGCCCGCGAATCCCTGGCCGCCGCCGTCGCCTGA